The Strix uralensis isolate ZFMK-TIS-50842 chromosome 23, bStrUra1, whole genome shotgun sequence genome has a segment encoding these proteins:
- the DNAJC16 gene encoding dnaJ homolog subfamily C member 16 isoform X1 translates to MELGRAGLAWAAALLLAALGAQVAAAAAGDFDPYRVLGVGRSSSQADIKKAYKRLAREWHPDKNKDPGAEDKFIQISKAYEILSNEEKRANFDRYGDAGESQGYSQHQHRQFHHFHEGFYFDESFFHFPFNSERRDTSDEKYLLHFSHYINEIVPDSFKKPYLIKITSDWCFSCIHIEPVWKEVAQELEVLGVGIGVVHAGYERRLAHHLGAHSTPSILGLINGKITFFHNAVIRENLRQFVENLLPGNLVEKITDKNYIRFLSNWKKENKPHVLLFDHMPVVPLLYKLTAFAYRDYLSFGYVYVGLRGTEQLSSQYNINVYTPTMMIFKEHVDRPADVVQARDMKKQLIDDFLSQNKFLMVARLTSQRLFQELCPVKKSHRQRKHCVVLLTGEGDKFAEAYEAFLTFAVANTKDTLKFVHIYNDRQPEFADTLLMDEEKYRGKSAVVILERRNNAGKIAYKTLEEAWQGSKEDNFILLDLLDQLRTDPGLLSSETVLADLNDELAPMFLIRWLYSVLDYISDCWDSLFHSNWREMMPLLSLLFSALFILFGTVIVQAFSDSSDTRDSPPSEKEETAAKTEKNDTSFSKESNSRIPKKGFVEVTELTDINYNSNLVRLRPGHMNVVLILSNSTKTVLLQKFALEVYTFTGSSSLHFSFLSLDKHREWLEYLLEFAQDAAPIPNQYDKHFLERDYTGYVLALNGHKKYFCLFKPHRSGDEGGTLGSCEDYDSSLPTEGRGKSSCSPGSRSIKNKLHKLSFWMERLLEGSLQRFYIPSWPALD, encoded by the exons ATGGAGCTGGGCCGGGCGGGCCTGGCCTGGGCTGccgcgctgctgctggcggcCCTGGGAGCgcaggtggcggcggcggcggcgggggattTCGACCCGTACCGCGTCCTGGGGGTCGGCCGGAGCTCCAGCCAGGCCGACATCAAGAAGGCCTACAAGCGGCTCGCCCGGGAATG GCACCCTGACAAAAACAAAGACCCGGGAGCAGAAGACAAATTCATCCAGATTAGCAAGGCCTACGAG ATTCTCTCCAATGAGGAAAAGAGGGCAAATTTTGATCGCTATGGAGATGCCGGGGAAAGCCAGGGCTACTCTCAGCACCAGCATCGCCAGTTCCACCACTTCCACGAAGGCTTCTATTTTGATGAGTCCTTCTTCCATTTCCCCTTTAATTCGGAGAGGCGCGACACCTCCGACGAGAagtatttgcttcatttttcccACTACATCAATGAAATCGTGCCAGATAGTTTCAAGAAACCTTACCTCATTAAAATAACCTCAGACTGGTGTTTCAGCTGCATCCACATCGAGCCCGTGTGGAAGGAGGTCGCTCAGGAATTGGAGGTGCTGG GAGTGGGAATCGGAGTCGTTCATGCTGGGTATGAAAGGCGCCTCGCCCATCACCTAGGTGCACACAGCACACCGTCCATACTAGGGCTCATTAATGGGAAAATAACCTTCTTCCACAACGCTGTCATTCGAGAAAACCTGCGGCAATTCGTGGAGAACCTTCTGCCAGGGAATCTCGTAGAAAAG ATTACAGATAAAAACTACATCCGCTTTCTCTCcaactggaagaaagaaaacaagcccCACGTCCTTCTGTTTGATCATATGCCAGTTGTGCCATTATTATACAAG CTGACTGCCTTTGCATACCGCGACTACTTGTCCTTTGGGTACGTGTATGTCGGGCTCCGAGGCACTGAGCAGTTGTCCAGTCAGTACAACATCAACGTCTACACTCCCACCATGATGATCTTCAAGGAGCACGTCGACAGGCCCGCTGATGTTGTGCAG GCACGAGATATGAAGAAGCAGCTCATTGACGACTTCCTTTCCCAGAATAAGTTCCTCATGGTGGCCAGACTCACCAGCCAGAGGCTGTTCCAGGAGCTGTGTCCCGTGAAGAAGTCTCACCGTCAGCGAAA GCACTGTGTGGTCTTACTTACCGGAGAAGGCGATAAGTTTGCTGAGGCTTATGAGGCGTTTCTGACTTTTGCTGTGGCCAACACAAAGGACACGCTGAAGTTTGTGCACATCTATAATGATCGGCAGCCGGAGTTTGCGGACACCTTGCTGATGGATGAGGAGAAGTATCGGGGAAAATCAGCT GTGGTCATTTTGGAGAGACGGAATAACGCAGGGAAGATTGCCTATAAAACCTTGGAGGAGGCCTGGCAGGGCAGCAAAGAGGACAACTTCATCCTCCTGGATCTTCTGGACCAGCTGAGGACAGACCCCGGCCTTCTGTCTTCAGAGACTGTCCTGGCAGACTTGAATGACGAACTCGCTCCT atgttcCTTATCCGATGGCTCTACTCCGTGCTGGACTATATCTCGGACTGCTGGGACAGTTTGTTTCACAGTAACTG GCGAGAAATGATGCCGCTGCTGTCCTTGCTCTTCTCTGCGCTCTTCATTCTCTTTGGCACTGTTATTGTTCAGGCTTTCAG CGATTCGAGTGATACAAGGGACTCTCCTCCCtctgagaaagaagaaactgccGCAAAGACCGAGAAGAACGACACGAGCTTCAGCAAAGAGAGTAACAG CAGGATTCCCAAAAAGGGTTTTGTCGAGGTGACTGAGCTAACAGACATCAACTACAACAGTAACTTGGTACGCCTGAGGCCGGGGCACATGAACGTGGTCTTGATCCTGTCCAACTCGACCAAAACCGTCCTCCTCCAGAAGTTTGCCCTGGAAGTCTACACGTTCACAGG GAGCAGCTCtcttcatttctccttcctcagcCTGGACAAGCACCGGGAATGGCTGGAGTACCTGTTAGAGTTTGCGCAGGATGCGGCCCCCATCCCAAACCAGTACGACAAGCATTTCCTCGAGCGCGACTACACGGGCTACGTCCTGGCTCTGAATGGCCACAAGAAATACTTCTGCCTCTTTAAGCCTCACAGATCAGGGGATGAGGGGGGAACCCTGGGGTCGTGCGAGGATTACGATTCCTCACTACCCACGGAAGGCAGAGGAAAATCCTCCTGCAGCCCGGGATCTAGatccattaaaaacaaattacacaAATTGTCCTTTTGGATGGAACGTCTCCTAGAGGGTTCCTTACAGAGGTTCTATATCCCCTCATGGCCCGCACTAGACTGA
- the DNAJC16 gene encoding dnaJ homolog subfamily C member 16 isoform X2: MELGRAGLAWAAALLLAALGAQVAAAAAGDFDPYRVLGVGRSSSQADIKKAYKRLAREWHPDKNKDPGAEDKFIQISKAYEILSNEEKRANFDRYGDAGESQGYSQHQHRQFHHFHEGFYFDESFFHFPFNSERRDTSDEKYLLHFSHYINEIVPDSFKKPYLIKITSDWCFSCIHIEPVWKEVAQELEVLGVGIGVVHAGYERRLAHHLGAHSTPSILGLINGKITFFHNAVIRENLRQFVENLLPGNLVEKITDKNYIRFLSNWKKENKPHVLLFDHMPVVPLLYKLTAFAYRDYLSFGYVYVGLRGTEQLSSQYNINVYTPTMMIFKEHVDRPADVVQARDMKKQLIDDFLSQNKFLMVARLTSQRLFQELCPVKKSHRQRKHCVVLLTGEGDKFAEAYEAFLTFAVANTKDTLKFVHIYNDRQPEFADTLLMDEEKYRGKSAVVILERRNNAGKIAYKTLEEAWQGSKEDNFILLDLLDQLRTDPGLLSSETVLADLNDELAPMFLIRWLYSVLDYISDCWDSLFHSNWREMMPLLSLLFSALFILFGTVIVQAFSDSSDTRDSPPSEKEETAAKTEKNDTSFSKESNRIPKKGFVEVTELTDINYNSNLVRLRPGHMNVVLILSNSTKTVLLQKFALEVYTFTGSSSLHFSFLSLDKHREWLEYLLEFAQDAAPIPNQYDKHFLERDYTGYVLALNGHKKYFCLFKPHRSGDEGGTLGSCEDYDSSLPTEGRGKSSCSPGSRSIKNKLHKLSFWMERLLEGSLQRFYIPSWPALD; the protein is encoded by the exons ATGGAGCTGGGCCGGGCGGGCCTGGCCTGGGCTGccgcgctgctgctggcggcCCTGGGAGCgcaggtggcggcggcggcggcgggggattTCGACCCGTACCGCGTCCTGGGGGTCGGCCGGAGCTCCAGCCAGGCCGACATCAAGAAGGCCTACAAGCGGCTCGCCCGGGAATG GCACCCTGACAAAAACAAAGACCCGGGAGCAGAAGACAAATTCATCCAGATTAGCAAGGCCTACGAG ATTCTCTCCAATGAGGAAAAGAGGGCAAATTTTGATCGCTATGGAGATGCCGGGGAAAGCCAGGGCTACTCTCAGCACCAGCATCGCCAGTTCCACCACTTCCACGAAGGCTTCTATTTTGATGAGTCCTTCTTCCATTTCCCCTTTAATTCGGAGAGGCGCGACACCTCCGACGAGAagtatttgcttcatttttcccACTACATCAATGAAATCGTGCCAGATAGTTTCAAGAAACCTTACCTCATTAAAATAACCTCAGACTGGTGTTTCAGCTGCATCCACATCGAGCCCGTGTGGAAGGAGGTCGCTCAGGAATTGGAGGTGCTGG GAGTGGGAATCGGAGTCGTTCATGCTGGGTATGAAAGGCGCCTCGCCCATCACCTAGGTGCACACAGCACACCGTCCATACTAGGGCTCATTAATGGGAAAATAACCTTCTTCCACAACGCTGTCATTCGAGAAAACCTGCGGCAATTCGTGGAGAACCTTCTGCCAGGGAATCTCGTAGAAAAG ATTACAGATAAAAACTACATCCGCTTTCTCTCcaactggaagaaagaaaacaagcccCACGTCCTTCTGTTTGATCATATGCCAGTTGTGCCATTATTATACAAG CTGACTGCCTTTGCATACCGCGACTACTTGTCCTTTGGGTACGTGTATGTCGGGCTCCGAGGCACTGAGCAGTTGTCCAGTCAGTACAACATCAACGTCTACACTCCCACCATGATGATCTTCAAGGAGCACGTCGACAGGCCCGCTGATGTTGTGCAG GCACGAGATATGAAGAAGCAGCTCATTGACGACTTCCTTTCCCAGAATAAGTTCCTCATGGTGGCCAGACTCACCAGCCAGAGGCTGTTCCAGGAGCTGTGTCCCGTGAAGAAGTCTCACCGTCAGCGAAA GCACTGTGTGGTCTTACTTACCGGAGAAGGCGATAAGTTTGCTGAGGCTTATGAGGCGTTTCTGACTTTTGCTGTGGCCAACACAAAGGACACGCTGAAGTTTGTGCACATCTATAATGATCGGCAGCCGGAGTTTGCGGACACCTTGCTGATGGATGAGGAGAAGTATCGGGGAAAATCAGCT GTGGTCATTTTGGAGAGACGGAATAACGCAGGGAAGATTGCCTATAAAACCTTGGAGGAGGCCTGGCAGGGCAGCAAAGAGGACAACTTCATCCTCCTGGATCTTCTGGACCAGCTGAGGACAGACCCCGGCCTTCTGTCTTCAGAGACTGTCCTGGCAGACTTGAATGACGAACTCGCTCCT atgttcCTTATCCGATGGCTCTACTCCGTGCTGGACTATATCTCGGACTGCTGGGACAGTTTGTTTCACAGTAACTG GCGAGAAATGATGCCGCTGCTGTCCTTGCTCTTCTCTGCGCTCTTCATTCTCTTTGGCACTGTTATTGTTCAGGCTTTCAG CGATTCGAGTGATACAAGGGACTCTCCTCCCtctgagaaagaagaaactgccGCAAAGACCGAGAAGAACGACACGAGCTTCAGCAAAGAGAGTAACAG GATTCCCAAAAAGGGTTTTGTCGAGGTGACTGAGCTAACAGACATCAACTACAACAGTAACTTGGTACGCCTGAGGCCGGGGCACATGAACGTGGTCTTGATCCTGTCCAACTCGACCAAAACCGTCCTCCTCCAGAAGTTTGCCCTGGAAGTCTACACGTTCACAGG GAGCAGCTCtcttcatttctccttcctcagcCTGGACAAGCACCGGGAATGGCTGGAGTACCTGTTAGAGTTTGCGCAGGATGCGGCCCCCATCCCAAACCAGTACGACAAGCATTTCCTCGAGCGCGACTACACGGGCTACGTCCTGGCTCTGAATGGCCACAAGAAATACTTCTGCCTCTTTAAGCCTCACAGATCAGGGGATGAGGGGGGAACCCTGGGGTCGTGCGAGGATTACGATTCCTCACTACCCACGGAAGGCAGAGGAAAATCCTCCTGCAGCCCGGGATCTAGatccattaaaaacaaattacacaAATTGTCCTTTTGGATGGAACGTCTCCTAGAGGGTTCCTTACAGAGGTTCTATATCCCCTCATGGCCCGCACTAGACTGA
- the AGMAT gene encoding guanidino acid hydrolase, mitochondrial, producing MRRLLWAACSQPLPREAGLRARQLVAFAAAATPRRGRWPPALPAASGSSPGASTGLLQHQGHGTPCRWGSQFNVPPSAQLVARPVGVCSMMKLPVQASAEGLDAAFVGVPLDTGTSNRPGARFGPRQIRAESAMVRRYNASTGAAPFDSLRVADIGDVNVNLYNLPDSCCLIRESYQRIVASGCVPLTLGGDHTITYPILQAMAEKHGPVGLVHVDAHTDTGDKALGEKIYHGTPFRRCVEEGLLDCRRVVQIGIRGSSYDPDPYKYCRDQGFRVVPAEECWRNSLVPLMREVRKQMGDKPVYISFDIDGIDPAYAPGTGTPEIAGLTPAQALEIIRGCKGLNIVGCDLVEVAPMYDVSGNTALLGANLLFEMLCVLPSVKTM from the exons ATGAGACGCCTGCTCTGGGCCGcctgcagccagcccctgccccgggaAGCCGGGCTCCGCGCTCGCCAGCTGGTTGCGTTTGCTGCGGCGGCCACCCCACGCCGTGGCCGGTGGCCCCCGGCTCTCCCGGCTGCCTCTGGCTCCTCGCCCGGCGCATCCAcagggctcctccagcaccagGGGCATGGGACCCCTTGCCGCTGGGGCTCGCAGTTCAATGTGCCCCCCAGCGCCCAGTTGGTGGCCCGGCCCGTGGGGGTCTGCTCCATGATGAAACTTCCTGTTCAGGCGTCGGCGGAGGGACTGGACGCAGCTTTCGTCGGCGTCCCTCTAGACACGGGCACATCCAACCGGCCAGGAGCCAG GTTCGGCCCGCGCCAGATCCGGGCCGAGTCGGCGATGGTGAGGAGGTACAACGCCAGCACCGGGGCAGCGCCCTTCGACTCCCTGCGGGTGGCTGACATCGGGGACGTGAACGTGAACCTCTACAACCTGCCTGACAGCTGCTGCCTCATCCGAGAGTCCTACCAGAGGATCGTGGCCTCGGGCTGCGTGCCCCTCACCTTGG GTGGAGATCACACCATAACGTACCCCATCCTGCAGGCCATGGCAGAAAA GCACGGTCCTGTGGGACTGGTGCATGTGGATGCCCACACAGACACTGGAGACAAAGCCCTGGGGGAGAAGATCTACCATGGGACCCCATTCCGGCGCTGTGTGGAGGAAGGGCTGCTGGACTGCAGGCGCGTGGTCCAGATCGGCATCCGTGGCTCCTCCTACGACCCCGATCCTTACAAGTATTGCCGGGACCAG GGCTTCCGGGTGGTCCCGGCTGAAGAGTGCTGGAGGAATTCCCTGGTGCCGCTGATGAGGGAGGTGAGGAAGCAGATGGGGGACAAGCCCGTGTACATCAGTTTTGATATCGATGGAATAGACCCCGCGTACGCCCCGGGCACTGGGACGCCGGAGATAGCTGGGCTCACGCCTGCGCAG gctTTGGAGATTATTCGTGGCTGCAAAGGCCTGAACATAGTGGGATGTGACCTTGTAGAAGTTGCACCGATGTACGATGTCTCTG gTAACACGGCCCTCCTGGGGGCAAACCTGCTCTTCGAGATGCTGTGTGTTCTCCCCAGCGTGAAGACAATGTGA